In the Anaerolineales bacterium genome, one interval contains:
- a CDS encoding FAD/NAD(P)-binding protein: MTTTLKQALEAPSIYLPTQARIVDARPMGNTEKVLTIELPKGVSLNHRPGQFVEVSVLGVGEAPISISSSPSRSNGTFEVCVRKAGDLTSVLHQMGPKETLGIRGPFGRGFPYERFRGKDILFAPGGLGLAPLRSLINQVLDERGNFGRVIILYGARDPSELLFMDEVRQWQSRSDTEVHLSVDRGDDSWKGNVGVITTLFPKVEIYPRNTVGITVGPPAMYRFVLMEMLGKGLSEGNIWMSLERRMKCGVGKCGHCQINHLYTCQSGPAFSYAEIKHLEEAL, translated from the coding sequence ATGACCACGACCCTCAAGCAAGCCCTCGAAGCGCCTTCGATCTACCTCCCGACCCAGGCCAGAATCGTCGACGCCCGCCCGATGGGCAACACCGAGAAAGTGCTGACCATCGAGCTGCCCAAGGGCGTCTCCCTCAACCATCGGCCAGGCCAGTTCGTCGAAGTCTCCGTGCTCGGGGTGGGCGAGGCGCCCATCAGCATTTCCTCCTCGCCCAGCCGCAGCAATGGAACCTTCGAAGTGTGCGTCCGCAAAGCCGGGGATCTGACCTCGGTCCTGCACCAGATGGGCCCCAAGGAGACGCTCGGCATCCGCGGCCCATTCGGCCGAGGGTTCCCGTATGAACGCTTCCGCGGCAAGGACATCCTGTTCGCCCCCGGCGGGCTGGGCCTGGCGCCGCTGCGCTCGCTGATCAACCAGGTGCTGGACGAGCGCGGCAACTTCGGCCGGGTGATCATTCTCTACGGCGCCCGGGACCCGTCGGAGCTGCTGTTCATGGACGAGGTCAGGCAGTGGCAGTCTCGCAGCGATACCGAGGTTCATCTGTCCGTCGATCGCGGCGACGACAGCTGGAAGGGGAACGTCGGCGTGATCACCACGCTCTTCCCGAAGGTCGAGATCTACCCCCGCAACACCGTTGGAATTACGGTCGGCCCGCCAGCAATGTATCGCTTCGTATTGATGGAAATGCTCGGCAAGGGCCTGAGCGAAGGGAATATCTGGATGAGCCTGGAGCGACGAATGAAGTGCGGCGTCGGCAAGTGCGGGCACTGCCAGATCAACCACCTGTACACCTGCCAATCCGGCCCGGCGTTCAGCTATGCCGAAATCAAGCACCTTGAGGAGGCGCTGTGA
- a CDS encoding 4Fe-4S dicluster domain-containing protein produces the protein MSLRVLPKAALPAWVDQLCAGHRVAGPKPLHGQHIFGEIHSSSELELGYPTTVIPPKKYLFPQVEELFSFRKDTGEITPKLDARPTVVLGVHTCDLHAMHLLDRVFQNGYTDQHYQAHRENTLVVSIECLVPCMEHSFCKSMGTLSATDGFDLHLTDLGEEYAVDVDTERGARLLEGFAPARPATEDDYHRVNRVMSEKWPRFPLRLDFDVTELPSLLSVSYDSKLWDELGERCLACAMCTNVCPTCYCFNVADEVDLTLNAGRRLRMWDSCQLDKFASVAGGHDFRKTRARRQRHRFFRKGKYQTDAFGLLGCVGCGRCAQACLVNITPVDTFNALYHRQTQNTQAEVRP, from the coding sequence ATGAGCCTGAGAGTTTTACCAAAGGCCGCCCTGCCCGCCTGGGTTGACCAGCTGTGCGCCGGGCACCGCGTCGCCGGCCCAAAGCCGCTGCACGGTCAGCACATATTCGGCGAGATCCATTCGAGCTCCGAGCTTGAGCTTGGGTATCCGACCACGGTGATCCCCCCGAAGAAGTACCTGTTCCCGCAGGTGGAAGAGCTCTTCAGCTTCAGGAAAGACACCGGCGAAATCACCCCCAAGCTGGATGCGCGCCCGACCGTGGTACTTGGCGTGCATACCTGCGACCTTCACGCCATGCACCTGCTCGACCGGGTGTTTCAAAACGGCTATACCGACCAGCACTATCAGGCCCATCGAGAGAACACGCTCGTCGTCAGCATCGAGTGCCTGGTTCCCTGCATGGAGCACTCGTTCTGCAAGAGCATGGGAACGCTGTCCGCCACCGATGGTTTCGACCTCCACCTGACCGACTTGGGAGAGGAATATGCCGTAGACGTCGACACCGAGCGCGGCGCCCGCCTGCTCGAGGGGTTCGCCCCAGCGCGACCGGCAACTGAGGATGACTACCACCGCGTCAACCGCGTGATGAGCGAGAAGTGGCCGCGCTTCCCTCTGCGGCTGGATTTCGACGTTACGGAACTCCCCAGCCTGCTCTCGGTGAGCTACGACAGCAAGCTGTGGGATGAGTTGGGCGAACGCTGCCTGGCCTGCGCCATGTGCACCAACGTCTGCCCGACCTGCTACTGCTTCAACGTGGCCGACGAGGTGGATCTGACGTTGAACGCCGGCCGGCGGCTGCGCATGTGGGACTCCTGCCAGCTGGACAAGTTCGCCAGCGTCGCCGGAGGGCATGACTTCCGTAAGACCCGCGCCCGGCGCCAGCGCCACCGCTTCTTCCGCAAGGGCAAGTACCAGACCGATGCCTTTGGACTGCTGGGATGCGTCGGCTGCGGCCGCTGCGCCCAGGCCTGCCTGGTCAACATCACGCCCGTCGACACCTTCAACGCCCTCTACCACCGGCAGACCCAGAACACCCAGGCTGAGGTGCGGCCATGA